In Rutidosis leptorrhynchoides isolate AG116_Rl617_1_P2 chromosome 2, CSIRO_AGI_Rlap_v1, whole genome shotgun sequence, one genomic interval encodes:
- the LOC139891482 gene encoding rop guanine nucleotide exchange factor 14-like, with product MVLLRRLNCCTWNRGINNSMDFDQPPPDRIMTYNGLESCILNANAYEDESVASKGDVCPTDSPSSCCSSNNPSGSFFSQWSMMKRDEHGLDEWDPQQFVDKENPSFAVPYSDVEEIKEKLGKLLLGEDTTGGRNGISPALALSNAITNLAGTVFGELWKLEPLSEDKKNKWRKEMEWFLSPTNYMVQLVPAKQCGSDGRILEIMTPKARGDVHLNLPALRKLDSMLLETLDSMTDTEFWYEEDGSRAEGRTKNLKQSKRWWLPTPQVPVGGLADGERKKLVNQGKLVHQIFKAAKSINETILLEMPLPKIIEDALPKSGKASLGEDLYKMLNRVSTSASSMLTSLHLKSENSALDVINRLEAAIYTWKNKIKEHDSRKSPSRTSWSFKDSVSELDKMELLINRAEELSCEIKIRYPNLPQKFHDVMKIQYGKDVAHAILEAYSRVLGNLAFSILTRIGDVFQEDILSDPRSPMSTGSLIIPGISSIPNLKMPTRHTLIDKMDHIEGKSSLLITEEPPSNTGLLSDEQNRSVTTTPSRSSGCCLGKEAYFSSPRDTP from the exons GAATAATGACTTACAATGGGCTCGAGAGCTGCATTCTAAATGCAAACGCTTACGAGGATGAAAGTGTTGCAAGTAAAGGAGACGTATGCCCAACAGACTCACCCTCAAGCTGTTGTTCTAGCAACAATCCTTCTGGTTCATTTTTTTCTCAATGGAGTATGATGAAGAGAGACGAACATGGACTAGACGAATGGGACCCACAACAGTTCGTTGACAAAGAGAACCCATCATTTGCAGTTCCATATTCGGATGTGGAAGAAATTAAAGAAAAATTAGGAAAACTCCTTTTGGGTGAAGATACTACTGGAGGTCGCAATGGAATCTCCCCTGCTTTGGCTTTGTCCAACGCCATAACAAATCTAGCTG GAACTGTTTTCGGTGAGCTATGGAAACTTGAGCCTCTTTCAGAGGATAAAAAGAACAAATGGAGAAAAGAAATGGAGTGGTTTCTTTCTCCTACTAACTATATGGTTCAGTTAGTTCCTGCTAAGCAATGCGGTTCAGACGGCAGGATATTAGAG ATAATGACACCAAAAGCTCGTGGAGATGTCCATTTGAATCTCCCGGCACTAAGGAAGTTAGACTCCATGCTTCTT GAAACACTGGATTCGATGACCGATACAGAATTTTGGTACGAAGAAGACGGTAGTCGAGCTGAAGGAAGGACTAAGAATCTTAAACAAAGCAAAAGATGGTGGCTTCCAACACCACAAGTGCCCGTAGGTGGTTTAGCAGACGGTGAAAGAAAGAAATTGGTTAATCAGGGCAAATTGGTTCATCAAATTTTCAAAGCTGCTAAATCAATCAACGAGACCATCTTGCTTGAAATGCCACTACCGAAAATCATCGAAGATGCACTTCCAAAG TCTGGAAAGGCGAGCCTCGGCGAGGATCTTTATAAGATGCTAAACAGAGTTTCCACCTCAGCTTCCAGTATGCTGACATCACTgcatttaaaatctgaaaacagcgCCCTAGATGTCATTAACAGATTAGAAGCAGCAATATATACATGGAAGAACAAGATTAAGGAACATGACAGTCGTAAATCTCCATCCAGAACATCATGGTCATTCAAAGATTCGGTTTCTGAACTTGACAAAATGGAGTTATTAATAAACCGAGCTGAAGAGCTTTCATGCGAAATCAAGATTCGTTACCCGAATCTCCCTCAAAAGTTTCATGATGTCATGAAAATCCAATACGGCAAG GATGTGGCCCACGCAATCTTAGAAGCATATTCTCGTGTTCTCGGAAACTTGGCATTCAGCATACTAACAAGAATAGGAGACGTTTTTCAAGAAGACATTCTAAGTGACCCCCGTTCGCCGATGTCAACAGGCAGCCTTATTATTCCTGGGATTTCAAGTATACCTAATTTGAAAATGCCAACAAGGCACACACTAATTGATAAAATGGATCACATAGAGGGGAAGTCGAGTTTGTTAATAACGGAAGAGCCTCCTTCTAATACTGGATTATTAAGCGATGAACAAAATAGGTCGGTGACAACAACACCTAGTAGAAGTTCCGGATGTTGTCTCGGTAAGGAGGCTTATTTTTCGTCCCCCAGAGACACCCCTTGA